The sequence below is a genomic window from Nostoc flagelliforme CCNUN1.
AATACATTAATTCTTCGGATAGCTAATGGGTTTGCCCCCGAAAGTCGTTGTTCAGCAAAACACGAGTCTGTTTTATAATTTTTTATGACATCGGGTTTTGGTAGTAGTGCCAAAAGTTCTTCATATTCTTCCAACTCATCTAGCGGGTCTAAGAAATTTCTGGCTTTAGCAGCCAACATATTTGGTGCAAGAGTTGCCATACTTGCCAAGCGTTTAGCAGTATATTCTGCTGAGAATATTTCCTTGTGAGGCACTTTATCAATTACTGGTAAAGGAGCCAGATAATCATAATTAAAATTGTACTCTTCTCTATTTTTATCCAGCCAACTTGCTCGATAATTACCATTTGGATCGTTCTGCGGTAAGTAAGGTTTCATAATTATCTCCTCCGGTTTTTATGATTTGCTAGTAAATGATTAACTTCATAAGTTGCTAAACCATATAAGGTTTAGCAACTACTTTAACTACATAGTTTTCAGATATTCAATCAAGGCTTTTTTATCCTCACCAGATAAATCAGTTCCATAAACATGCCCCTGATTGGAATTAGCAGTTACGGTTGTATCGTATTTAAAACCTACAGCTTTGGCTTCATCTCCCTCAGTAATAAAGCCAACTTTTTTCGGATCGTAGACATCATATCCTCGATAGAAAACCTGAGGACGATTTTCTGGTTTTTCTAACAAATCTTGTAGAGATGGGACTGAACCATTATGTAAATATGGCGCTCTTAACCATAATCCATCTAGGGAAACAGATACATACCCATTAGTTTTGCGTAAATTTTTAAAATCCCAAGGGTAGCCATCACCAAAATGATTGTAAGTATCTGCTGCTTCCTGCGTCCACATATCTAATCGATGGCGGTCAGTTCCCACTTCTTGCACAGAAATGACAGTACCTGTTCTTACCCCACCAAAAGCATGACAAGATGCACAAGTATTAGCAAAAATTTGACTTCCTTTTGCAGCCACTTGCTCATCAATAGCAAATGGATATTTGGGAGGTGGTAGTTCTTGAATAAAATCTTCTACCCGTTGTAAATCAGCTACAGGAAGTGATTTTTTCGTAGCACCGTCACCAATTGCTCCAGTTTGAACAGTTTCCGTCAGTGAAGTTTCTAACCCATCCCAATGTAAAGCAAACCCTTTGTGCATCTTTTGATTCCAAAGAGGCATCATATCAGAGTTGCCAATAGTGTTATCTTTGGGCAACTTTAAAGTATTGAATTTAACTGGATTAAAAGGGTCAATTCGACCAGGACCCCAGTTAGGACGGGAATCTGTCCAACTATAGTCTTCTTTTTGTTGCAGCAGCGCTTTCTTAGTTTGAGGAATTAGCACATAGCGATAAAGTAGGTTTTCTAACCAGGAAAGCCGATAACTATATTTGATTTCATCAAGGATATAATCTGCTGTAAATCTGGGATCACCAGCACTTGCACTCAAAAATCGTAAATAGCCTTGTGAATCAAACTTATTCGCAGGGGCTGCGGCCACAATTGTCGGTTTATCTTTCTCTGTTTTTCTATAGGTGGCGGTATGGCAAACAGCGCAAGTTATACCGACGCGAGGAAAGCCAATGGTTTTTTCGTAAATCCAACAGGCATTTCTTTACCCTCTTCCCATGTTATTCCCAAGGAAGTGTAACCACCTGGGCGTGGTAACTTATCAGGGAATATTCGTGGTAGTACCATCCAAATCCAATAGGGAACACCTTGTGCTTCTTCTGTGCCAATAGAACCATATTTAAAATGTTCTTCAGGCGACTCATAATATGTGGGAACCT
It includes:
- a CDS encoding c-type cytochrome → MAAAPANKFDSQGYLRFLSASAGDPRFTADYILDEIKYSYRLSWLENLLYRYVLIPQTKKALLQQKEDYSWTDSRPNWGPGRIDPFNPVKFNTLKLPKDNTIGNSDMMPLWNQKMHKGFALHWDGLETSLTETVQTGAIGDGATKKSLPVADLQRVEDFIQELPPPKYPFAIDEQVAAKGSQIFANTCASCHAFGGVRTGTVISVQEVGTDRHRLDMWTQEAADTYNHFGDGYPWDFKNLRKTNGYVSVSLDGLWLRAPYLHNGSVPSLQDLLEKPENRPQVFYRGYDVYDPKKVGFITEGDEAKAVGFKYDTTVTANSNQGHVYGTDLSGEDKKALIEYLKTM